In the Drosophila takahashii strain IR98-3 E-12201 chromosome 3R, DtakHiC1v2, whole genome shotgun sequence genome, one interval contains:
- the LOC108062394 gene encoding uncharacterized protein — MPTSSSWPRTYLNWKRVLLLSLKCVYFMLVVRFSQKCMEMSVKSKLAQRQGRNVREGSPGRGLRVLT; from the coding sequence ATGCCTACATCTTCATCGTGGCCGCGCACCTACCTCAACTGGAAGCGGGTGCTGCTTCTCTCGCTGAAGTGCGTCTACTTTATGCTGGTGGTGAGGTTCAGCCAGAAGTGCATGGAGATGTCCGTTAAGAGCAAGCTGGCCCAGAGGCAGGGCAGAAATGTACGAGAGGGATCGCCGGGCAGAGGACTCAGAGTACTCACTTGA
- the Sulf1 gene encoding extracellular sulfatase SULF-1 homolog: MMRQQHSSLRLAIGGLVLLLFVLHVLGKEHGSHSHAHKRSHSAKRFSRDSNSARERRPNIILILTDDQDVELGSLNFMPRTLRLLRDGGAEFRHAYTTTPMCCPARSSLLTGMYVHNHMVFTNNDNCSSPQWQATHETRSYATYLSNAGYRTGYFGKYLNKYNGSYIPPGWREWGGLIMNSKYYNYSINLNGQKIKHGFDYAKDYYPDLIANDSIAFLRSSKQQNQRKPVLLTMSFPAPHGPEDSAPQYSHLFFNVTTHHTPSYDHAPNPDKQWILRVTEPMQPVHKRFTNLLMTKRLQTLQSVDVAVERVYNELKELGELDNTYIVYTSDHGYHLGQFGLIKGKSFPFEFDVRVPFLIRGPGIQASKVVNEIVLNVDLAPTFLDMGGVPTPQHMDGRSILPLLLSRNRAVRDNWPDSFLIESSGRRETAEQIAESRARLQIERRNMKLVNSSLLEDFLDGTSESSTTISSSSTSSTAATLMSSTSHQLEEDEEDTDNEEDDAMDSSAAALEDDDLEDAAAEEADEELVDQEFQQNNDLPLAPYITKMMRLNSECSDPALLKNCLPGQKWKCVNEEGRWRKHKCKFHLQLEHQLATMPRKQYQRNCACFTPDGVVYTKIRAPSAGLHRVNKRGHHGQGRRRNKREVYHTDLPDEMEELLDLHQTIDHMTDLHRSKRDLSGSSNETIAQVIQQIQATLEILELKFNEHELHGSNSSTNSFERGEKYSKSGGHRCFVDASTGKVNCSNVIYDDEKTWRTSRTQIDMLIKLLKDKIGKLKEMKKQLRESNKQALAASRRNDGRRRNDPIGLDGGAGPEFNMSYFTETGSTPRSNVGQKEVFPGYGSTNVFDSVEQSQSHRFAPRAECYCEPDVGESHADSKEMAREARRKLKEERQRKKERKRIKKARLEKECLSEKMNCFSHDNQHWRTAPLWNDSPFCFCMNANNNTYSCLRTINATHNYLYCEFTTGLITFYNLTIDRFETTNRAASLTPGERSHMHDALQQLKGCRGRSCSIRRHQSHLESGSSAPLLPINQVHRNNKRKHSPLAGSVGNYAFVGPRLDLDGLPPMKRRKLSKYNRLTGSQQSHMKRRPWNQQPLQQSPRFLPTHSVTPSAA; the protein is encoded by the exons ATGATGCGACAGCAGCATTCCAGTTTGCGCCTGGCCATTGGCGGCCTGGTACTCCTCCTCTTTGTGCTCCATGTGCTCGGCAAGGAGCACGGATCGCATAGCCATGCCCACAAACGCAGCCATTCGGCCAAGAGATTCTCGCGGGACTCGAACTCGGCCCGTGAACGGCGACCGAACATAATACTCATTCTGACCGACGACCAGGATGTGGAGCTGGGCTCTTTAAACTTCATGCCGCGCACGCTGCGGCTCCTCAGAGATGGCGGCGCCGAGTTCCGACACGCCTACACCACCACGCCCATGTGCTGCCCGGCGAGATCGTCGCTGCTCACCGGCATGTATGTGCACAACCACATGGTGTTCACCAACAACGACAACTGCTCCAGTCCCCAGTGGCAGGCGACGCACGAGACGCGCTCCTATGCCACGTATCTCTCGAATGCCGGCTACCGCACGGGGTACTTTGGCAAGTATCTGAACAAGTACAATGGGTCCTACATACCGCCGGGGTGGCGGGAGTGGGGCGGACTGATCATGAACTCCAAGTACTACAACTACAGCATCAATCTGAACGGGCAGAAGATCAAGCATGGCTTTGATTATGCCAAAGATTATTATCCCGATCTGATAGCCAACGACTCGATCGCCTTTCTGCGCTCCTCCAAGCAGCAGAACCAGCGGAAGCCCGTCCTGCTCACCATGAGCTTCCCGGCTCCCCACGGTCCCGAGGATTCTGCTCCGCAGTACAGCCATTTGTTCTTCAATGTGACCACCCACCA CACCCCATCCTATGACCATGCTCCCAATCCGGACAAGCAGTGGATCCTAAGGGTCACCGAACCCATGCAGCCCGTGCACAAACGGTTCACCAATCTGCTGATGACCAAGCGACTGCAGACACTCCAAAGCGTCGATGTGGCCGTGGAGCGGGTCTACAACGAGCTGAAGGAACTCGGGGAGCTGGACAACACGTATATCGTTTACACCTCGGATCACGGCTATCATCTGGGCCAGTTTGGTCTGATAAAGGGCAAGAGCTTTCCCTTCGAGTTCGATGTGCGAGTGCCGTTCCTCATCCGTGGACCGGGCATTCAGGCCTCCAAGGT GGTAAATGAAATTGTGCTGAATGTGGACCTGGCGCCCACCTTCCTGGACATGGGTGGCGTGCCTACGCCGCAGCACATGGATGGACGCAGCATACTGCCCCTGCTGTTGAGCAGGAACCGCGCTGTGCGGGACAACTGGCCCGATAGCTTCCTCATCGAAAGTTCCGGTAGGAGGGAAACGGCCGAGCAGATAGCCGAGTCACGAGCCCGCCTCCAAATCGAAAGGCGAAACATGAAGCTGGTGAACAGTTCGCTGCTTGAGGACTTCCTCGATGGAACCAGTGAAAGCAGCACCACCATTTCGAGTAGCAGCACTAGCAGCACTGCCGCCACCTTGATGAGTTCCACCAGCCATCAGTTGgaagaggatgaggaggatACGGACAATGAGGAGGATGATGCCATGGACAGTTCGGCAGCTGCCCTGGAAGACGATGATCTCGAGGATGCTGCTGCGGAGGAGGCCGACGAGGAGCTGGTCGATCAAGAGTTCCAGCAGAACAACGATCTTCCCCTGGCCCCCTACATCACCAAGATGATGCGCCTCAACTCGGAGTGCTCCGATCCGGCCCTGCTTAAGAACTGCCTGCCGGGTCAGAAGTGGAAGTGCGTCAATGAGGAGGGACGTTGGCGCAAGCACAAGTGCAAGTTCCAT CTTCAGTTGGAACATCAGCTAGCTACAATGCCACGGAAGCAGTATCAACGCAACTGCGCCTGCTTCACACCCGACGGAGTGGTCTACACCAAGATCCGCGCCCCATCCGCCGGTTTGCATCGCGTGAACAAGCGGGGTCATCATGGTCAAGGACGTAGGCGAAACAAGCGGGAGGTTTACCACACCGATTTACCAGACGAAATGGAGGAACTGCTGGATCTCCACCAGACCATAGATCACATGACAGATCTGCATCGCAGCAAGCGGGATTTGTCGGGAAGTAGCAACGAGACGATTGCCCAGGTCATCCAGCAGATACAAGCCACTCTGGAGATCCTGGAGCTCAAGTTCAATGAGCACGAGCTGCACGGTTCCAATTCGAGTACTAATTCCTTTGAGCGAGGCGAAAAGTATTCAAAGTCTGGCGGTCATCGCTGCTTTGTAGATGCATCCACGGGTAAAGTGAACTGCTCCAATGTGATCTACGACGACGAGAAGACGTGGCGGACCTCGCGAACCCAGATCGATATGCTGATCAAGCTGCTGAAGGACAAGATTGGCAAGCTCAAGGAGATGAAGAAGCAGCTGAGGGAGAGCAACAAGCAGGCATTGGCGGCTAGCCGAAGGAATGATGGCCGACGGCGTAATGATCCCATAGGGCTAGACGGTGGAGCCGGACCAGAGTTCAACATGAGCTACTTCACCGAAACGGGCAGCACTCCAAGGTCGAACGTTGGCCAGAAGGAGGTGTTCCCGGGATATGGAAGTACCAACGTCTTTGATTCAGTGGAGCAATCGCAGTCGCATCGCTTTGCCCCGCGAGCCGAGTGCTATTGTGAGCCTGATGTGGGCGAGAG CCATGCGGACTCCAAGGAAATGGCCCGCGAGGCGCGCAGGAAGCTGAAGGAGGAGCGGCAGCGCAAGAAGGAGCGAAAGCGCATCAAGAAGGCGCGTCTGGAGAAGGAGTGCCTGTCCGAGAAGATGAACTGCTTCTCGCACGACAATCAGCACTGGCGCACGGCTCCCCTGTGGAACGACAGTCCCTTCTGCTTCTGCATGAACGCCAACAACAATACCTACTCCTGCCTAAGGACCATCAATGCCACCCACAACTATCTGTACTGCGAGTTTACCACTGGCCTGATTACCTTCTATAACTTGACTATAG ATCGCTTCGAAACGACAAATCGCGCAGCAAGCCTAACGCCTGGCGAGAGATCCCACATGCACGATGCCCTCCAGCAGCTGAAGGGCTGTCGAGGACGCAGCTGCAGCATCCGCCGACACCAGTCCCACCTGGAGAGCGGTTCCAGTGCTCCGCTGCTGCCCATCAATCAAGTGCACCGCAACAACAAACGAAAGCACT CTCCCCTCGCGGGATCAGTGGGAAACTATGCCTTTGTAGGGCCCCGACTGGACCTGGACGGACTGCCTCCGATGAAGCGGCGCAAGCTATCCAAATACAACAG ATTGACTGGTTCGCAGCAGTCGCACATGAAGCGGCGTCCCTGGAATCAGCAGCCCCTGCAGCAGTCGCCCAGATTCTTGCCCACGCATTCTGTGACTCCATCCGCGGCCTAG
- the Zip89B gene encoding zinc transporter ZIP1: MNQTQVNNFLKCFLQIDEPAAGHWTSRHEGEEHDDHDHDHDDEEDEDGSGVLVAKVTAMVVLFCASAICGSIPFLLNRCYRWTENQTNARSAIVVKCLLYFGGGVLLATTFLHLLPEVQEVVEELQECGIVGELTFPLAELLMCCGFFLMYFIEEAMHTYVHHHQKDEAGAAFERGHSIRNSHLLKPTSEGNTTTTAPSAPPPPSELGTLSVQNLLQSDLEQQKFQAAKPQSQANGHGHGHSHGHGHGHSHLPVIADDASAGDMLASSLRGLFIVSALSLHELFEGMAIGLESSASSVWFMFGAVSAHKLVLAFCVGVELIVARTRMTLAVLYVLTFAVVSPLGIGIGILINHGQETTGPSLISAILQGFACGTLIYVVFFEILSKNRSGLRAYLALFVGFLVMFGLQQLTSSGGHGHSHSHSSCSSSSEEDAHDHQETETRSGHAHDHGHDHDHPPHHHNHAEELATVHNYEQQLQLLRQVTQKLLEAHPKKDA; the protein is encoded by the exons atGAATCAAACGCAAGTGAATAATTTTCTCAAGTGCTTCCTGCAAATCGATGAGCCCGCCGCCGGCCATTGGACCTCACGTCACGAGGGGGAGGAGCACGACGATCACGATCACGACCATGATgacgaggaggatgaggatgggAGTGGGGTGCTGGTGGCCAAGGTCACCGCCATGGTGGTTCTATTCTGCGCCAGCGCCATCTGCGGCTCCATTCCCTTCCTGCTGAACCGCTGCTACCGCTGGACGGAGAACCAGACGAATGCCCGCTCCGCCATTGTGGTCAAGTGTCTGCTGTACTTTGGTGGTGGAGTCCTGTTGGCCACCACCTTTCTGCATCTGCTCCCGGAGGTTCAGGAGGTCGTCGAGGAGCTGCAAGAGTGCGGCATCGTCGGTGAGCTAACCTTTCCGCTGGCCGAGCTGCTCATGTGCTGCGGCTTCTTTCTCATGTACTTTATCGAAGAGGCCATGCACACCTATGTCCATCATCACCAGAAGGATGAGGCGGGCGCCGCCTTCGAGCGGGGTCACAGCATACGGAATAGTCACCTGCTGAAACCCACCAGCGAGGgcaacaccaccaccaccgcacCCTCGGCACCACCACCGCCATCTGAGCTGGGAACGCTCTCGGTGCAGAATCTCCTGCAGAGCGACCTGGAGCAGCAGAAGTTCCAAGCTGCCAAGCCACAGAGCCAGGCGAATGGCCATGGACACGGCCATAGTCATGGTCATGGTCATGGTCATAGCCACCTGCCAGTGATCGCGGATGATGCCTCCGCCGGGGACATGCTGGCCTCTTCGCTGCGCGGACTCTTCATCGTTTCCGCCCTGTCGCTGCACGAACTCTTCGAGGGCATGGCCATTGGCCTGGAGAGCTCCGCCAGCTCGGTGTGGTTCATGTTCGGCGCCGTTTCCGCCCACAAACTGGTCCTGGCCTTTTGCGTCGGAGTCGAGCTGATCGTGGCCCGCACCCGGATGACCCTGGCCGTGCTCTATGTGCTGACCTTTGCCGTGGTCAGCCCGCTGGGCATCGGCATCGGGATCCTGATCAATCACGGCCAGGAGACCACCGGTCCCAGCCTGATCTCGGCCATCCTGCAGGGCTTCGCCTGCGGCACGCTCATCTACGTGGTTTTCTTCGAGATCCTCTCGAAGAATCGATCCGGTCTGCGCGCCTATTTGGCCCTATTCGTTGGCTTCCTGGTCATGTTCGGCCTTCAGCAGTTGA CTTCCAGTGGCGGACATGGTCATAGCCACAGCCACAGCAGCTGCTCGTCGTCGTCGGAGGAGGACGCACACGATCACCAAGAGACTGAGACCAGGTCGGGACACGCCCACGACCATGGGCACGACCACGATCACCCGCCCCATCACCACAACCACGCCGAGGAGCTGGCCACTGTCCACAACTACGAACAGCAGCTGCAACTCCTGCGGCAGGTCACCCAAAAGCTGCTTGAAGCACATCCCAAGAAGGACGCCTAG